A region from the Pararge aegeria chromosome Z, ilParAegt1.1, whole genome shotgun sequence genome encodes:
- the LOC120636039 gene encoding alpha-mannosidase 2: MYPTMRALRFFRCRSCSMRLLVLLLMVLAFIVYCFYYSVAPAYPKPSNAIGEVGGRAQYYRKSSGHENEPIEQCPVVLDIEADIDTKTIYPSFDFQPSWLRSKEFWDKKFEDRYEQLQEDNQRPRLKVIVVPHSHNDPGWLKTFEQYFESKTNNIINNIVHKLHQHPNMTFIWTEISFLNAWWERAHPVKQKAFKKLIKEGRLEITAGGWVMPDEACTHIYALVDQFIEGHSWVKANLGIAPKTGWSIDPFGHGPTVPYLLEQSGLEGTIIQRIHYAWKQWLAQRQIEEFYWTTGWSQHKPSLIVHNMPFDIYSIKSTCGPHPAVCIGFDFRKIPGEYTEYTAKYEEITEHNLPSKSKALIEQYERIGSLTPHNVILVPLGDDFRYEYGIEFDAQYTNYMKMFTHINNHKELFNADVSFGTPLDYFNAMKERHTDIPTLKGDFFVYSDIFSEGKPAYWSGYYTTRPYLKILARQFEHQLRTAEIIFTLISNNVRQSSNQQLIASERRLEKSYEQLITARRNLGLFQHHDAITGTSKASVMSDYGTKLITSIYHCIRLQESALATLMLPDHAHSSQSILQSQMEWETYGKQPRQLQVSLVDKKKVILFNSLAEERTDVVTVRANVTNIRVYDTRKREYVAYQITPNIDIRENGKYVLSDVNFDITFVATIPPLSAVTFNLEEYTNTSHHCTVYCNNCGIGKQLDSEKSELFPIKKMKPGDIQLENSVLKLLIDRNTGLLRQVKRKDSRRKSVVEVQFGAYRSAQRHSGAYLFMPDYDEPERKEILKNYMTRNDDDSMQHMDDNIVIIAGPVSTEITTMYLPFLVHTIRIFTVKDSLLEYGVQIENIVDFENPPKNRETELFMRMQTNIQNGEVPEFYTDQNGLHYQKRLKVIKLGIEANYYPITTMAWLQDEETRLTFITNHAQGASSFEPGRLEVMLDRRTLYDDHRGVGEGVVDNKPTIFQNWLLIEPVAPDSGASEKKDTNEHGSSFNERHFIPEPVSTNYELPSRTAGVLSRTLNYPVNVYLVDTSEVGEIAVRSNKAFVQDFPPGIHLLTLRTITDEHLEQYPSREAFLVLQRPGFSCSVGNSSYHTSASFLPTTTFKDLRITNISSVSLTGLKHYKSFFGFEDIELSPMEVKTYKIRF; encoded by the exons CCCAGCTGGTTGCGGTCAAAGGAGTTCTGGGACAAAAAATTCGAGGATCGTTACGAGCAGCTCCAAGAGGACAACCAACGACCGCGCCTGAAG GTAATCGTAGTACCACATTCGCACAACGACCCCGGCTGGCTGAAGACCTTCGAGCAGTACTTCGAGTCGAAGACAAACAACATAATCAACAACATAGTGCACAAGTTACACCAGCATCCTAACATGACTTTCATCTGGACCGAGATATCCTTCTTGAACGCGTGGTGGGAGCGCGCTCATCCCGTCAAACAAAAA GCCTTCAAGAAGCTTATCAAGGAGGGTAGGCTCGAGATCACAGCCGGCGGCTGGGTTATGCCGGACGAAGCCTGCACACACATCTACGCCCTCGTCGATCAATTCATAGAAG GCCACAGCTGGGTGAAAGCCAATCTGGGGATAGCTCCAAAGACCGGGTGGTCGATAGATCCTTTCGGGCACGGACCTACTGTACCGTACTTATTAGAGCAGAGTGGGCTGGAGGGAACTATCATCCAAAGAATCCATTACGCTTGGAAGCAGTGGCTGGCTCAGCGGCAAATCGAAGAGTTCTACTGGACAACCGGCTGGTCTCAACACAAGCCCTCTCTGATCGTCCATAACATGCCCTTCGATATCTACTCCATTAAGTCCACCTGCGGGCCACACCCTGCCGTCTGCATAGGTTTTGATTTCAGGAAAATACCCGGAGAGTACACCGAGTACACAGCTAAATATGAAGAGATAACCGAGCACAATCTCCCTAGCAAGTCAAAGGCCTTGATCGAGCAATACGAGCGCATCGGCTCCCTCACACCTCACAACGTCATCCTCGTGCCGCTCGGAGACGACTTCCGGTACGAGTACGGCATCGAGTTCGACGCACAGTACACCAACTATATGAAAATGTTCACCCACATTAACAATCATAAAGAACTTTTTAACGCTGATGTTTCATTTGGCACTCCCCTCGACTATTTCAATGCGATGAAAGAGCGACATACTGACATACCGACATTAAAAGGCGATTTCTTTGTGTATTCCGATATTTTCAGTGAAGGTAAGCCCGCATACTGGTCCGGTTACTACACCACACGACCCTACCTCAAAATCCTAGCACGACAATTCGAACACCAGCTGAGAACGGCCGAAATCATTTTCACGCTGATCTCGAACAATGTTAGGCAATCTAGTAACCAACAACTAATTGCGTCAGAGAGAAGGCTAGAAAAATCCTACGAGCAGTTGATAACAGCTCGCAGGAATCTAGGCCTTTTCCAACACCACGACGCGATCACCGGCACTTCTAAGGCTAGCGTGATGAGCGACTACGGCACTAAACTTATTACTAGCATTTATCACTGCATTCGACTCCAAGAAAGCGCCCTCGCCACTTTAATGTTACCGGACCACGCACACTCTTCTCAGAGTATTCTACAAAGTCAAATGGAATGGGAGACGTACGGAAAACAGCCGCGACAACTGCAGGTGTCCCTCGTCGACAAAAAGAAAGTCATCCTGTTCAATTCTCTCGCCGAAGAACGTACGGATGTCGTAACAGTGAGAGCGAACGTGACTAACATCAGAGTATATGACACTCGCAAGAGAGAATACGTGGCCTACCAAATCACCCCAAACATTGATATCCGCGAGAACGGAAAATATGTCTTGAGCGATGTTAATTTCGACATCACATTCGTTGCTACCATTCCACCCCTTAGTGCAGTTACGTTCAATCTCGAAGAGTATACGAACACCTCTCACCACTGCACGGTTTACTGCAACAACTGCGGCATCGGAAAACAACTAGACTCCGAGAAATCGGAACTTTTTCCCATCAAGAAAATGAAACCTGGCGACATCCAGTTAGAGAACTCTGTCTTGAAACTACTGATCGATAGAAATACTGGACTTTTAAGGCAAGTGAAAAGAAAAGATTCGCGACGAAAGAGTGTAGTTGAAGTTCAATTCGGAGCCTATAGGAGCGCACAGCGGCACTCGGGAGCGTATTTATTTATGCCCGACTACGACGAACCCGAAAGAAAAGAAATTCTTAAAAACTATATGACCAGAAATGATGACGATTCTATGCAACACATGGATGACAATATTGTCATAATCGCTGGGCCCGTTTCCACTGAAATCACCACCATGTACCTGCCCTTTTTAGTCCACACGATCAGGATTTTCACAGTTAAAGACTCTCTACTTGAGTATGGCGTCCAAATTGAAAATATAGTCGATTTCGAGAATCCACCAAAAAATAGAGAAACGGAACTATTCATGCGTATGCAAACGAACATACAGAACGGAGAGGTGCCGGAGTTCTACACCGACCAGAACGGGTTGCACTATCAGAAGAGGTTGAAAGTGATTAAATTAGGAATAGAGGCGAACTACTACCCGATCACAACGATGGCTTGGCTTCAGGACGAGGAAACGCGACTGACCTTTATAACTAATCATGCACAAGGGGCCTCCTCGTTTGAACCGGGTCGATTGGAAGTGATGTTGGACCGACGCACGCTGTACGATGACCACCGCGGGGTAGGCGAAGGCGTCGTCGACAACAAGCCCACGATCTTCCAAAACTGGTTGCTCATAGAACCAGTGGCCCCGGATTCCGGAGCGAGCGAAAAGAAAGACACGAACGAACACGGCTCGAGCTTCAACGAGAGACACTTTATTCCGGAACCGGTATCTACCAACTATGAGCTACCATCGCGAACTGCTGGCGTCCTAAGCCGAACTCTGAACTATCCGGTTAACGTTTACTTAGTGGATACGAGCGAAGTCGGTGAAATCGCTGTAAGGTCGAACAAGGCGTTCGTCCAAGACTTCCCACCTGGAATTCACCTGCTCACTCTACGGACTATCACTGACGAACACCTGGAGCAGTACCCGAGTCGCGAAGCTTTCTTAGTTTTGCAACGACCTGGCTTTAGCTGCTCCGTGGGGAATTCTTCATACCATACCTCCGCTAGTTTCTTGCCAACGACCACGTTTAAAGACCTACGCATTACCAACATATCTTCTGTAAGCTTAACGGGCCTCAAGCATTACAAATCATTTTTCGGCTTCGAAGATATTGAATTATCTCCTATGGAAGTCAAGACCTATAAGATTCGATTTTAA